In Devosia litorisediminis, one genomic interval encodes:
- a CDS encoding ABC transporter ATP-binding protein produces MSKSDGSIIDVRAVNYTLQVAGRPLHILKNVSLQTKPSEVVAIVGPSGSGKTSLLMLLAGLERVTSGSLAVNGADLTALGEDDLARFRRHTMGIVFQSFHLIPSLSAIDNVGLALEIAAPELSQSQVREQASAALAAVGLAERLEHRPTALSGGEQQRVGLARAMVANPPLLLADEPTGNLDQKTGAMVIELMFNLARERGTAVVLITHDAALAARADRVLTMTQGELVEAAVTH; encoded by the coding sequence GTGAGCAAATCTGACGGGTCCATTATCGATGTCCGCGCGGTGAACTACACACTGCAAGTTGCGGGTCGTCCGCTGCATATTCTCAAGAATGTCTCGCTGCAGACCAAGCCATCCGAGGTGGTTGCCATTGTCGGCCCATCGGGCAGCGGCAAGACCTCATTGCTGATGTTGCTGGCGGGGCTGGAACGCGTGACGTCGGGCAGCCTGGCTGTCAACGGCGCCGATCTGACAGCGCTAGGCGAAGATGATCTGGCTCGGTTTCGTCGCCACACCATGGGGATCGTATTCCAGAGCTTTCACCTGATCCCATCCCTGAGCGCGATCGACAATGTCGGATTGGCGCTGGAAATTGCGGCACCGGAATTGTCGCAAAGCCAAGTCCGGGAACAGGCCAGCGCCGCACTGGCGGCAGTCGGACTGGCTGAACGGCTTGAGCATCGCCCCACCGCCCTATCAGGTGGTGAACAACAACGCGTCGGTCTGGCGCGCGCCATGGTTGCAAATCCGCCGCTCCTGCTGGCCGATGAACCGACCGGCAATCTGGACCAGAAGACCGGCGCCATGGTGATCGAGTTGATGTTCAATCTGGCCCGTGAGCGAGGGACTGCCGTAGTGCTGATCACCCATGATGCGGCATTGGCGGCTCGCGCCGACCGGGTGCTTACCATGACACAGGGCGAGTTGGTTGAAGCTGCGGTGACGCATTGA
- a CDS encoding ABC transporter permease: MRAIWATVRIGLLDLRGDMRRFILLLVCLAVGTALIAGVNSVGASITQAIGRNAAELMGGDLELSRADRPATSGELAQMLQYGQVAAVVDTNVRAQSAAQDAFVDLAAVGDGYPLLGRVVSPQLAGGTPISEFLAPRDDLYGALLAPVLLDQLGLSVGDSFELGGTTFQARGTLTKLPDGPVRGFRLGLTTVVTNEGLASLRDRSSPLPGLGNWFRYKLLLNAGQDVEMVRAALDDELGATGWSSRTARDGLGPMVRYYDLFMRFLVIVGLGSLMIGGVSVWTSMRAYISERSSVIAILRSLGAEKSRVMLHFFTQVIALAAIGVGAGLLVGGVAAYVVLPAIGEAVGIELAPSVHLQPLLVAGGAGFLTAFAFAYLPLQQTQAIRPVTLFRSRGLAAPPVDWRGLLLTWQIAPLLAIIGGFYWLAVLMTGDPLIVLVFGAVGVLAAFVFHQVSLFARLSLGRVPYVPLRIVRHALRGIAAYGSNAAAVVISMGMALTMLIVVLVLQGNLRQEFLGASSFDVPTLVASDLFPDEVETIEAMVGVDSDIALAVATPMLRGALTAINGVAVKDVRTRGPEATFLLSGEVPLTYRPLMPAASKLMAGEWWAADYSGSGKVSLHHSLRSGLGVDIGDSLTFEIFGDAVDVEIASFRDYSWQGGIDFLATFSPGVLDAYPMTLFSAVTAQPGAEEAAERALATAVPDINFIAVGDTLKQITTALGQLSFAAALVGGLAVGNGLLVLIGSLATGRRQREADAVITKVLGATRIELLATASMQYLVLAIIASIPAVAQGIGLGWLIGLALLDVEFTVQLDALGIVLGCAIAITALLGALTILRATSRRPALLLRDL; encoded by the coding sequence ATGCGCGCGATCTGGGCCACAGTACGGATCGGGCTGCTCGATCTGCGCGGCGATATGCGCCGGTTCATATTGCTGCTGGTGTGTCTGGCAGTGGGCACCGCGTTGATTGCCGGGGTGAACTCGGTGGGCGCCAGCATCACCCAGGCAATCGGCAGAAACGCCGCCGAATTGATGGGCGGCGATCTCGAATTATCGCGCGCAGACAGACCGGCAACGAGCGGTGAGCTCGCGCAAATGCTGCAATATGGGCAGGTCGCGGCAGTCGTTGATACCAATGTGCGGGCGCAATCGGCAGCGCAGGATGCCTTTGTCGATCTGGCTGCGGTGGGTGACGGTTATCCACTGCTCGGACGGGTTGTCAGCCCGCAGTTGGCGGGCGGCACGCCAATCTCCGAATTCCTTGCCCCCCGCGATGATCTCTATGGCGCACTTCTGGCGCCAGTGTTGCTGGACCAGTTGGGCCTTTCTGTCGGTGACAGTTTTGAGCTGGGTGGCACGACTTTCCAGGCACGCGGCACCCTGACCAAACTGCCTGACGGACCGGTGCGTGGGTTCCGGCTGGGGCTGACCACAGTGGTCACCAATGAGGGACTGGCAAGTCTGCGCGATCGCAGTTCACCCCTGCCCGGGCTGGGCAACTGGTTCCGCTACAAGCTGCTGCTGAATGCCGGGCAGGATGTCGAAATGGTCCGCGCCGCACTGGATGACGAACTTGGCGCAACGGGTTGGTCGAGCCGCACCGCGCGCGACGGGCTTGGACCAATGGTGCGTTATTACGACCTGTTCATGCGCTTTTTGGTGATTGTAGGTCTTGGATCGCTGATGATCGGCGGCGTTAGCGTCTGGACGAGCATGCGGGCCTATATTTCCGAGCGGTCCAGTGTCATCGCCATTCTGCGTAGCCTGGGGGCCGAAAAGTCCCGCGTGATGCTGCATTTTTTTACGCAGGTGATCGCACTTGCTGCCATTGGCGTGGGCGCGGGCCTGTTGGTCGGCGGGGTTGCCGCCTATGTGGTTCTGCCGGCCATTGGTGAGGCAGTGGGCATTGAACTGGCACCGAGCGTGCATCTCCAACCCCTGCTCGTTGCCGGAGGTGCCGGGTTCCTGACCGCCTTTGCCTTCGCCTATCTGCCATTGCAGCAAACCCAGGCCATCCGCCCCGTGACACTGTTTCGATCGCGGGGTCTGGCGGCGCCACCCGTGGACTGGCGCGGGCTATTGCTGACCTGGCAGATCGCTCCACTACTGGCGATCATCGGGGGATTTTACTGGCTGGCGGTGCTGATGACCGGCGATCCCCTCATCGTGCTGGTTTTCGGCGCAGTAGGTGTACTGGCGGCATTTGTGTTCCACCAGGTGAGCCTGTTTGCCCGCCTGTCGCTGGGGCGCGTGCCCTATGTTCCACTGCGTATCGTGCGGCACGCCTTGCGCGGCATTGCCGCGTACGGATCTAACGCGGCCGCCGTGGTGATCTCGATGGGCATGGCACTGACCATGCTGATTGTGGTGCTGGTGCTGCAGGGCAATCTTCGTCAAGAATTCCTCGGCGCTTCGTCCTTCGATGTGCCCACGCTGGTGGCATCGGACCTGTTTCCTGATGAAGTCGAAACCATTGAGGCGATGGTTGGCGTTGATAGCGATATTGCGCTGGCGGTTGCGACACCGATGTTGCGTGGCGCACTGACGGCGATCAATGGCGTGGCGGTGAAAGACGTGCGTACCCGCGGCCCCGAAGCAACATTCCTGCTATCGGGTGAGGTCCCCCTGACCTATCGGCCATTGATGCCAGCGGCATCCAAGTTGATGGCGGGCGAATGGTGGGCAGCCGACTACAGCGGATCAGGCAAGGTATCCCTGCATCATAGTCTGCGCTCGGGTCTTGGCGTCGACATCGGGGACAGCCTGACTTTCGAGATTTTCGGCGACGCTGTGGATGTCGAAATTGCCAGTTTCCGAGACTATTCCTGGCAGGGCGGCATCGACTTTCTGGCGACGTTTTCGCCGGGTGTGCTGGATGCCTACCCCATGACGTTGTTTTCAGCCGTCACCGCGCAGCCCGGCGCTGAGGAAGCCGCTGAGCGGGCGCTGGCTACCGCCGTGCCAGACATCAATTTCATTGCGGTGGGCGACACGCTCAAACAGATCACAACAGCGCTTGGCCAGTTGTCATTTGCTGCAGCGCTGGTGGGTGGGTTGGCCGTGGGCAACGGCCTTTTGGTGCTGATCGGCAGTCTGGCAACGGGGCGCCGGCAGCGCGAAGCCGACGCCGTGATCACCAAGGTACTGGGCGCCACCCGGATTGAACTGCTGGCAACAGCCAGCATGCAGTATCTGGTACTGGCGATCATCGCTTCGATACCCGCTGTCGCGCAGGGAATCGGACTGGGTTGGCTGATTGGTCTGGCGTTGCTGGATGTGGAGTTCACGGTTCAGCTCGATGCGCTGGGCATCGTTCTGGGATGTGCGATCGCCATCACCGCGCTGCTGGGTGCGCTGACAATCCTGCGTGCCACATCTCGACGCCCCGCCCTGTTGCTGCGCGACCTTTAA
- a CDS encoding ABC transporter substrate-binding protein: MTRLSRFMMAPLLGALLSTTALAQGTMTDVGTPRNETLIVQTFDGKVANPDAQNPFISYAIWRGFRELGWSSLWEMDTATGKSYTELAAEMPEVLNDEHTKFRVKLREGVYWSDGVEFTTADLDYTLDATFKYRDKLTRVSQVASLIKSWEVIDDYTIEFETTEPSYDFETAMGVYSWGARFVPVPKHIFEPLGDDVITFNNAPAVTLGPYKIKEYDPNGFWQLWELRDDWERSGWGNLGEPKAKYVLYKDFGAEETRTLAFVQNQYDIDTFMSPDSIQAAKARNPNIQTFSDSLPYHDMNDACSWALYMNQHQAPYDLEEARWAMALSLDLKQVGITALSGQFKVAALPIADTPVTGPIFYEPSADFLSNLTLSDGYKPFDPNFGADLVAALKEQGMPESELPSADNIAASFGGGWWKHDTAEAEKLFASVGMTKGDDGFYMMPDGTPWEITLTTPGDWNKNMQRLGFSIADSWKKAGINVSVQQVDSGEFGATRTTNSKMEVMLDWANTCVYNANWRNSWGVFKADNVKDANSDEALNGNWMRVTDPEIFDIVEESASLETTSPEYIANGLEIAHKLTTTMQAINLMGIPTTVPTNSTYWTNYSKQDNFYAAPYTWWSSFKKTLVNIEPTGKE, encoded by the coding sequence ATGACACGGCTCAGCCGCTTCATGATGGCCCCGCTACTGGGCGCACTACTATCGACAACCGCACTTGCTCAGGGGACGATGACCGACGTCGGCACGCCCCGCAACGAGACACTGATCGTGCAGACCTTTGACGGTAAGGTCGCCAATCCCGATGCACAGAACCCCTTCATTTCCTATGCGATCTGGCGTGGCTTCCGTGAGCTCGGCTGGAGCTCGCTGTGGGAGATGGATACCGCGACCGGTAAATCCTATACCGAGCTTGCCGCGGAGATGCCTGAGGTCCTCAACGACGAGCATACCAAGTTCCGCGTCAAGCTGCGCGAGGGCGTGTACTGGAGCGACGGTGTGGAATTCACCACCGCCGATCTGGACTACACGCTCGACGCCACCTTCAAGTACCGGGACAAGCTCACCCGCGTTTCCCAGGTCGCCAGCCTGATCAAGAGCTGGGAAGTGATCGACGACTACACCATTGAGTTCGAAACCACCGAACCATCGTACGATTTCGAGACGGCCATGGGTGTGTACTCATGGGGCGCCCGCTTCGTGCCCGTTCCTAAGCACATCTTCGAGCCGCTTGGCGATGACGTGATCACCTTCAACAACGCTCCCGCCGTTACGCTCGGGCCATACAAGATCAAGGAGTACGATCCGAATGGCTTCTGGCAGCTATGGGAGCTGCGTGATGATTGGGAGCGTTCCGGTTGGGGCAATCTGGGCGAGCCCAAGGCCAAGTACGTTCTCTACAAGGACTTTGGCGCTGAAGAGACACGCACGCTGGCGTTCGTTCAGAACCAGTACGATATCGACACCTTCATGAGCCCGGATTCGATCCAGGCGGCGAAGGCTCGCAATCCGAACATTCAGACGTTCTCCGACAGCCTTCCCTACCATGACATGAACGATGCCTGCTCGTGGGCACTGTACATGAACCAGCACCAGGCTCCTTACGACCTCGAAGAGGCACGTTGGGCCATGGCCCTGTCGCTCGACCTCAAGCAGGTTGGCATCACCGCTCTGAGTGGCCAGTTCAAGGTTGCCGCTTTGCCGATCGCCGACACCCCTGTGACCGGTCCGATCTTTTATGAGCCTTCGGCTGATTTCCTTTCGAACCTGACCCTGTCTGACGGCTACAAGCCGTTCGATCCAAACTTTGGTGCAGACCTTGTTGCTGCGCTCAAGGAACAGGGTATGCCTGAATCCGAACTGCCGTCCGCCGACAATATCGCGGCGAGCTTTGGTGGCGGTTGGTGGAAGCACGACACCGCAGAAGCCGAAAAGCTGTTCGCTTCGGTCGGCATGACCAAAGGCGATGACGGCTTCTACATGATGCCAGATGGCACACCTTGGGAAATCACCCTGACTACTCCGGGCGACTGGAACAAGAACATGCAGCGGCTTGGTTTCTCCATCGCCGACAGCTGGAAGAAGGCGGGTATCAATGTTTCCGTCCAGCAGGTCGACAGTGGTGAGTTCGGCGCAACCCGGACAACCAACTCCAAGATGGAAGTGATGTTGGATTGGGCCAATACCTGCGTCTATAACGCAAACTGGCGTAATAGCTGGGGCGTGTTCAAGGCTGACAACGTCAAGGATGCCAATTCGGACGAAGCGCTGAACGGCAACTGGATGCGTGTCACCGATCCCGAGATCTTCGACATCGTCGAAGAGAGCGCCTCGCTTGAGACGACCTCGCCCGAATACATCGCCAATGGTCTTGAGATTGCGCACAAGCTGACCACCACGATGCAGGCGATCAACCTGATGGGCATTCCCACGACGGTTCCAACCAACAGCACTTACTGGACGAACTACTCCAAGCAGGACAACTTCTATGCTGCTCCTTACACTTGGTGGTCCTCGTTCAAGAAGACGCTGGTGAACATCGAACCCACGGGCAAGGAATAG
- a CDS encoding ABC transporter permease — protein sequence MGVLQYVAKRVGLYLAVLFVGLTITFFLPRVMPVNPIDGYIGELQSLSSGSLTSEAIAELRENLEELYGLKGDIGTQYLSYLERVILRFDFGPSFAYYPADVKTIIFNALPWTLTLLLTTTVIGWALGNMVGLVAGYFHTRKMATVLEIVGIMIYPIPYYILAVSVILLFAYVWPIFPLSATFPVGEFSLNKMWLIIYNSFLPALALVLAGFGWNILSMKALAVATTEEAYVTYARLKGASNWTRMTRYVFRNAMLPQVTALALSIGTVFNGALLTEIIFSFPGVGLIMRTAASGGDYNVLYGVITVSIIAVATAGLVIDLLYPLLDPRIRHK from the coding sequence ATGGGCGTGCTCCAGTACGTTGCCAAGCGAGTAGGTCTGTACCTTGCAGTCCTGTTTGTTGGCCTGACGATCACCTTCTTCCTCCCGCGCGTGATGCCGGTGAACCCGATTGATGGCTATATCGGTGAACTGCAGTCACTGTCTTCAGGGAGCCTGACTTCAGAGGCGATTGCCGAACTCAGAGAGAATCTCGAGGAGCTCTACGGCCTCAAGGGTGACATCGGCACCCAGTATCTGTCCTATCTGGAGCGCGTTATCCTGCGCTTCGACTTCGGCCCCTCCTTTGCCTATTACCCCGCCGACGTCAAAACGATCATTTTCAACGCCCTGCCCTGGACGCTGACGCTGCTGCTGACCACCACCGTTATCGGCTGGGCGCTGGGCAATATGGTGGGCCTGGTGGCGGGCTACTTCCACACCCGCAAGATGGCGACGGTGCTGGAGATCGTGGGGATCATGATCTACCCGATCCCCTACTACATCCTGGCGGTGTCAGTGATCCTACTGTTCGCCTATGTCTGGCCGATCTTCCCGCTGTCAGCGACCTTCCCGGTCGGTGAGTTCTCGCTGAACAAGATGTGGCTGATCATCTACAACTCCTTCCTGCCCGCTTTGGCACTGGTGTTGGCCGGGTTTGGCTGGAACATCCTGAGCATGAAAGCCCTGGCGGTCGCCACGACCGAAGAAGCCTACGTGACCTATGCACGGCTCAAGGGCGCGTCAAACTGGACGCGGATGACACGCTACGTGTTCCGCAACGCCATGCTGCCTCAGGTCACAGCGCTCGCGCTGTCCATCGGCACCGTGTTCAACGGCGCCCTGCTCACCGAGATCATCTTCTCATTCCCCGGCGTCGGTCTGATCATGCGCACCGCAGCAAGCGGGGGCGATTACAACGTCCTTTACGGCGTGATCACCGTGTCGATCATCGCGGTGGCGACTGCCGGCCTTGTGATCGACCTGCTTTACCCACTCCTCGATCCCCGGATTCGTCACAAATGA
- a CDS encoding ABC transporter permease, whose product MSSNTKTAAAPVLLSTRPKWESLLWLLNIRLIIGLTIVGVLAVGSYILPIFNTVDPSEQATYWKNLPMSGEHLLGTNSLGQDIFWYLVYSVRNSLTLGFVVAIGVTIISTIVGLSAGYIGGSFERIVMLIVDTFITIPLLPVLIILGAVIRGSSTFLTVGLVIIIFGWAWGARTVRSMALTLREREFINMARFSGANTIHVLVNEIFPYVSAYLLVGFINTVLFAINTEATLAVIGLSKVEVPTLGSIIFWALSYNAMFTGNYVWIVAPILTTVTLFLGLFLTSTGFNAAFASKRGVA is encoded by the coding sequence ATGAGTAGCAACACCAAAACTGCCGCCGCCCCGGTGCTGCTGAGCACTCGCCCGAAATGGGAGAGCCTGCTCTGGCTGCTCAACATCCGGCTCATCATCGGCCTGACCATCGTCGGCGTGCTGGCTGTCGGCAGCTACATCCTGCCCATCTTCAACACGGTCGACCCCTCCGAACAGGCGACATACTGGAAGAACCTGCCCATGTCGGGCGAGCACCTTCTGGGCACCAACTCGCTGGGTCAGGACATCTTCTGGTACCTGGTCTATTCGGTCCGCAATTCCCTGACGCTTGGGTTTGTGGTGGCCATCGGCGTGACGATCATTTCCACGATCGTGGGCCTGAGTGCCGGCTATATCGGGGGCAGCTTCGAGCGGATCGTCATGCTCATCGTCGACACCTTCATCACCATCCCCCTGCTACCCGTACTGATCATTCTGGGCGCGGTTATTCGCGGCAGCTCGACCTTTCTGACAGTTGGTCTAGTGATCATCATCTTCGGGTGGGCCTGGGGTGCCAGAACGGTACGGTCGATGGCGCTGACCCTGCGCGAACGCGAGTTCATCAACATGGCGCGCTTTTCGGGGGCCAATACGATCCACGTGCTCGTCAACGAGATCTTCCCCTATGTGTCGGCCTATCTGCTGGTGGGCTTCATCAACACGGTGCTGTTCGCCATCAATACCGAAGCCACCCTTGCGGTGATCGGCCTGTCCAAGGTGGAGGTGCCGACCCTGGGCTCAATCATCTTCTGGGCGCTCAGCTACAACGCAATGTTCACCGGCAACTATGTGTGGATCGTTGCGCCCATTCTCACCACAGTGACCCTGTTCCTGGGCCTGTTTCTCACCTCGACCGGCTTTAATGCCGCATTTGCAAGCAAGCGCGGTGTTGCATGA
- a CDS encoding ABC transporter ATP-binding protein encodes MIRLNNLVVSYRTGRGAINAVDGVSVEIPDGCIVGIAGESGCGKSTLMKAIYGDIMSPMTLSEGGIDYGFKNERGEQITSSNIQEEWFKRISYVPQSSMNSLNPVVRVGTQFVDFPGSDPDKKRVMEQVRAYVGKLGLPQEALDAFPHQLSGGMRQRVMIALATFFQPELILADEPTTALDVVVQKEILLLLMELQEQMRNTILIVSHDMGVHYQVTNRMLIMYAAKAAEYGESEAIFRDPLHPYTRMLINSLPTIGDDRARQGIPGTPPSLWRKLSGCRFADRCPLATDKCRAEEPEFIEHRPGQWAACHYAGTEITQSGDGSWQ; translated from the coding sequence ATGATCCGTCTTAATAACCTCGTTGTCTCCTATCGAACCGGCCGCGGCGCCATCAACGCTGTAGACGGTGTCTCTGTTGAAATTCCCGATGGCTGCATTGTCGGCATTGCCGGCGAGTCCGGGTGTGGCAAGTCCACATTGATGAAGGCGATCTACGGAGACATCATGTCCCCGATGACGCTTTCTGAAGGCGGGATCGACTACGGCTTCAAAAACGAACGTGGCGAGCAGATCACCAGCTCCAACATTCAGGAAGAGTGGTTCAAGCGCATTTCCTACGTGCCACAGAGTTCGATGAACTCGCTCAATCCAGTGGTGCGCGTGGGCACGCAGTTTGTCGACTTTCCTGGTTCGGACCCCGACAAGAAGCGGGTCATGGAGCAGGTGCGCGCCTATGTCGGCAAGCTGGGGCTGCCGCAGGAAGCCCTTGATGCCTTCCCGCATCAGCTCTCGGGCGGCATGCGCCAGCGTGTGATGATTGCCCTGGCCACCTTCTTCCAGCCCGAGCTCATCCTTGCTGATGAGCCGACCACGGCGCTCGACGTGGTGGTGCAAAAGGAAATCCTGCTGCTGCTGATGGAACTGCAGGAGCAGATGAGGAACACGATCCTTATCGTGTCGCACGATATGGGTGTGCACTATCAGGTCACCAATCGCATGCTGATCATGTACGCCGCCAAGGCCGCCGAGTACGGCGAGTCCGAAGCCATCTTCCGCGATCCACTGCATCCTTATACGCGCATGCTGATCAACTCCCTGCCCACCATTGGCGACGACCGCGCCCGTCAGGGCATTCCGGGGACGCCACCAAGCCTGTGGCGCAAGCTGAGCGGCTGTCGCTTTGCCGACCGGTGCCCGCTGGCAACCGACAAATGCCGGGCCGAAGAGCCCGAATTCATTGAACACAGACCCGGACAATGGGCCGCGTGCCACTATGCGGGCACCGAAATTACGCAGTCGGGGGACGGATCATGGCAGTAA
- a CDS encoding ABC transporter ATP-binding protein, with the protein MAVILRTEGLNKVYRLGSLTRNKQIRALHDVNLNIESDEPAIISVVGESGSGKTTLAKTLLRLVEPTSGRAIVYDKVVAGKGVRPNKREFLRSIQPIFQNPFEAFSRYRPVDAYLHETATRVAGLKGEEAYGAIETALASVGLEYADVRGKYSNQFSGGELQRVSIARALIPEPSLIIADEPVSMIDASRRMIIINLFLKLKLEAKRSFLYITHDLATAYYISDYVAVMNKGVIVEFGTAQSVMGNPQHDYTKLLLSSIPSTQKRWRPRVTPSSPSVVSA; encoded by the coding sequence ATGGCAGTAATTTTGCGCACTGAAGGGCTCAACAAGGTCTACCGCCTGGGCAGCCTGACCCGGAACAAGCAAATCCGCGCGCTGCACGATGTGAACCTGAACATCGAGAGCGACGAACCCGCCATCATCAGCGTGGTGGGAGAGTCGGGCAGCGGCAAGACAACGCTGGCCAAGACCCTGCTCCGTCTGGTCGAGCCCACTTCGGGCCGTGCAATTGTCTACGACAAGGTGGTGGCGGGAAAGGGCGTCAGGCCCAACAAGCGCGAGTTCCTGCGCTCCATCCAGCCTATCTTTCAGAACCCGTTTGAGGCGTTCAGCCGCTATCGCCCGGTCGACGCCTATCTCCATGAGACGGCGACACGCGTCGCCGGCCTCAAGGGCGAAGAGGCTTATGGTGCCATCGAAACTGCACTGGCATCTGTGGGACTGGAATATGCCGATGTGCGCGGCAAGTACTCCAACCAGTTCTCGGGTGGTGAACTGCAGCGCGTTTCCATCGCACGAGCGCTGATCCCCGAGCCGAGCCTGATCATTGCCGACGAGCCCGTTTCGATGATCGACGCGTCGCGCCGCATGATCATCATCAATCTGTTCCTCAAACTCAAGCTCGAGGCCAAGCGGAGCTTTTTGTATATCACCCACGATCTGGCGACCGCCTACTACATCAGCGATTACGTTGCGGTGATGAACAAGGGCGTCATTGTGGAGTTTGGTACGGCGCAGTCCGTGATGGGCAATCCGCAGCACGACTATACCAAGCTGCTCCTCTCCTCGATCCCAAGCACACAGAAGCGCTGGCGGCCTCGGGTAACACCATCATCCCCCAGCGTGGTTTCGGCATAG
- a CDS encoding DUF5060 domain-containing protein → MSSSIQSSSEAALWATYEAALNGPSEGNPFVDVTLSAVFMQGDKQIKTTGFYDGDGVYRIRFLPETTGEWSFVTRSNAGALDGVQGKLDVAPAKADHHGPVRPANTFHYRHADGTRHVSMGTTAYAWTHQGGALEEQTLASLAKSPFNKIRMCVFPKHYRYNQNEPELYPYEMLSKGRSDWPGKPFEGWSFDFERFNPAFFQHLEQRINDLAAIGVEADLIVLHPYDRWGFSRMTPAQDDLYLRYLVARLSAFPNVWWSMANEYDFMASKSLDDWNRMIEVVSDSDPFDHLLSIHNGFAPFDYNHPKITHVSIQRQDTSRALEWRLAHGKPISDDECSYEGDIAEDWGNISGSEMVHRFWLGMVSGGYMTHGETYYNDSETLWWSKGGKLTGESPARIAFLKRIVEEGPDEGLDPLPHTGRYRIMAAGGLDHVKLPDLISPMPGEEDWVPARIFYATAGQPHRYYLSYFGGNQPRELNVAVPPNEQYSAELIDTWEMTQTPLADSVKRGDVLHFTPKPYQAVLLKRIDA, encoded by the coding sequence ATGTCTTCTTCAATTCAATCCTCCAGCGAAGCAGCGCTGTGGGCAACCTATGAAGCTGCGCTGAACGGTCCCAGTGAGGGCAATCCGTTCGTGGATGTCACGCTGTCCGCGGTGTTCATGCAGGGCGACAAGCAGATCAAGACCACCGGGTTCTATGACGGGGATGGCGTCTATCGCATCCGCTTCCTGCCCGAAACGACTGGTGAATGGTCCTTTGTGACGCGCAGCAATGCGGGTGCACTGGACGGAGTACAGGGCAAGCTGGATGTAGCCCCCGCCAAAGCAGACCATCACGGTCCGGTGCGCCCCGCAAACACATTCCACTACCGCCACGCTGACGGCACGCGCCATGTCAGCATGGGCACCACCGCCTATGCCTGGACCCATCAGGGCGGCGCGCTGGAAGAACAAACACTGGCCAGCCTGGCCAAGTCACCGTTCAACAAGATCCGCATGTGCGTTTTCCCCAAGCACTATCGCTACAATCAGAACGAGCCCGAGCTCTATCCCTATGAGATGCTGAGCAAGGGCCGGAGCGATTGGCCAGGCAAACCATTTGAAGGTTGGTCGTTTGACTTCGAGCGGTTCAACCCAGCGTTTTTCCAGCATCTGGAGCAGCGCATCAATGATCTGGCGGCGATTGGCGTCGAGGCCGATCTGATCGTGCTGCACCCCTATGATCGCTGGGGCTTTTCCCGCATGACACCGGCGCAGGACGATCTCTACCTGCGCTATCTGGTTGCCCGGCTTTCGGCCTTCCCCAATGTGTGGTGGTCGATGGCCAATGAGTACGATTTCATGGCGTCCAAATCGCTGGATGACTGGAACCGCATGATTGAAGTCGTCTCGGACAGCGATCCTTTTGACCACCTGTTGTCGATCCATAACGGCTTTGCGCCTTTCGACTACAACCACCCCAAGATCACCCATGTCTCAATCCAGCGGCAGGACACGTCGCGCGCGCTGGAATGGCGGCTGGCCCATGGCAAACCGATTTCGGATGATGAATGCTCCTATGAGGGCGACATCGCCGAGGACTGGGGCAATATCAGCGGCAGCGAAATGGTGCACCGGTTCTGGCTGGGCATGGTCAGTGGCGGGTACATGACCCACGGCGAAACCTACTACAACGACAGCGAAACGCTGTGGTGGAGCAAGGGCGGAAAGCTGACGGGCGAGAGCCCTGCCCGCATCGCCTTTCTCAAGCGTATCGTCGAAGAAGGCCCAGATGAAGGTCTGGACCCGCTGCCGCATACCGGGCGCTACCGCATTATGGCTGCTGGCGGGCTTGACCATGTCAAACTCCCCGATCTGATTTCGCCAATGCCAGGCGAGGAGGACTGGGTGCCAGCCCGCATCTTCTACGCCACGGCGGGCCAGCCGCATCGCTACTACCTCAGCTATTTCGGCGGCAATCAACCGCGCGAACTGAACGTGGCCGTGCCACCAAACGAGCAGTACAGCGCCGAGTTGATCGACACCTGGGAGATGACCCAGACCCCGCTTGCGGACAGCGTAAAGCGCGGTGACGTGCTGCATTTCACGCCCAAGCCCTACCAAGCGGTGCTGCTGAAGCGCATCGACGCCTGA